One genomic segment of Pyruvatibacter mobilis includes these proteins:
- a CDS encoding N-formylglutamate amidohydrolase gives MARHRGDDRKAGDAAKAAAHKDFTPPFTVARPETQTVPFVLNSPHSGRIYPQAFLAASRLDALSIRRSEDSFVDEIFAAAPRLGAPLLHANFPRAYLDTNREPYELDPAMFHDTLPPHANTRSVRVAGGLGTIARVVADSTEIYRAPLSYAEADHRIRTLYMPYHQALSELLENTFHRFGCAVLIDCHSMPSLAGPIEDDPMAPRADIVLGDRYGVSAAPALTDAAERILTDLGYVVTRNTPYAGGFNTEHYGRPAHGLHALQIEINRALYMDETRVTRGRGIHRLTRDMSEFVTRLALVDRAFLAPTVPPTALSAE, from the coding sequence GTTGCCCGCCCGGAAACCCAGACCGTTCCCTTCGTCCTCAATTCACCCCATTCCGGCCGCATCTACCCGCAGGCCTTCCTGGCCGCCTCACGGCTGGATGCCCTGTCGATACGGCGGTCGGAAGACAGCTTTGTGGACGAAATATTTGCTGCAGCGCCGCGACTGGGGGCACCGCTTCTGCACGCCAATTTCCCGCGCGCTTATCTGGATACCAACCGCGAGCCCTATGAGCTCGACCCGGCCATGTTCCATGACACGCTGCCGCCGCACGCAAATACGCGCTCGGTCAGGGTGGCTGGCGGTCTGGGCACCATTGCACGGGTTGTGGCTGATTCCACTGAAATCTACCGGGCACCCCTCAGCTATGCGGAAGCAGACCACCGCATCCGCACCCTCTACATGCCCTATCATCAGGCCTTGTCGGAGCTCTTGGAAAACACCTTCCACCGCTTCGGCTGCGCCGTGCTGATCGATTGCCACTCCATGCCTTCCCTCGCAGGCCCCATCGAGGACGACCCCATGGCGCCGCGCGCCGACATCGTGCTGGGAGACCGCTATGGCGTGTCCGCCGCACCGGCGCTCACCGATGCTGCCGAGCGTATCCTCACGGATCTCGGATATGTGGTGACCCGCAACACACCCTATGCAGGCGGTTTCAACACCGAGCATTACGGTCGGCCCGCTCACGGACTCCACGCGCTCCAGATCGAGATCAACCGCGCGCTCTACATGGACGAGACACGGGTCACCCGTGGCCGGGGCATTCACAGGCTGACCCGTGACATGAGCGAGTTCGTCACCCGCCTTGCGCTGGTAGACCGGGCCTTCCTCGCACCAACAGTCCCGCCAACTGCCCTCTCCGCCGAGTAG